TAACTGTGTAATTAGCTGCGTTTAATGCTGGTAGAGCGAACGAAAATGCTGCTTGGCTGGTCGCACTTGAAGGTAATGTTAGCGGTACGCTTTGCTGCTTGTCATCTTGCATTGTTAATTTGACTAAACGTACCGGAGCCGTAAAGGTCAGTTCAAGGGTTGTTGGGGCTTGACTTAGCATGGCTCCGTTAGCGGGCATAGAACTGCCCAGTCCGACATGAGCAAATGCTGAAGCACTCAGGAATAGACTTGTTACGACTAAAACGTTGTTAAATAATTTCATGATATTTCCTTTTATATTGTTTATAACAATTGAAAAACGGTTTATATAAATGATTAAATATTGGCTTATCTAGCATCTTGGCGCCAAGCTTAAAACTCAGTGTACGAACGAGGTCTTAGAACCACGCTCTAAAACCAATGACAAACTGGGTTTCTTGTGTATCCTCCCCTTCAATTCGGGCGTAATCGGCGGTATTACCAAGTTTCTGACGCCAATCCACACCGATATAGGGCGCGAACTCTCGAACAATCTCGTATCTCAATCGCAGCCCTGCACTGATGTCAGATAAGCCTGAGCCTATTCCAAGTTCAGCATCGTCCTTACCAAATAAATTAACTTCTACTTCAGGTGTGAGTATCAATTTTTGAGTGATTAACAGTTCATATTCCGCACTCAAGCGCATAGCCGTACGGCCTTGGTCACCGATGAATAAGGCAGCGTCAATATCAAAGAAATATGGCGCTAACCCTTGAACCCCAATCACAGCCCAATTACGGTTCGGCGTAGGTTTGATATCGGTTTTAATACCGAATTGTACATCCCAGTATGGTGCGATGGGCTTACTGTAAAGAGCCTGAATTTCAAAATCTTGTTTATCACTATTTGAATATTCACCTTCAGTTTTAAGCCACAACTTATTCAAATCGTAACCTAACCAGGCTTGTGCACTAAACTGGGTAGGATCTTGCGGATCAACGCCTTTTTCAAATTGATCCAGCATGACTTTTGTTAATAGAGGGTCATCATTACCGCCGGCAAACACAGCTGTACTGGTCGATGTGGCGCTCAGACTCAACAGTCCCAAGGCCATTAAATTCGTTTTATTCATCTGTATTCCCCTTATTTCACCACGACTTTTCTGAACATGCCTGGCATGTGGAATAACAAGTGGCAATGATATGCCCATTGCCCTTTGGCATCGGCGGTGACTAAGTAACTGATCTTAGAGCCCGGCTGAACTAATACCGTGTGCTTACGTGGAATAAAATCAGGGTCGCCTGTCTCTAACTCACTCCACATACCATGCAAATGCATAGGGTGAGTCATCATCGTGTCGTTCACTAAGGTGATCCGCAGTCTTTCTCCGTATTCAAACTCTAATGGCGCGGCGTCCATAAATTTCACCCCATTTACAGACCACATATATCGGTTCATATTGCCGGTTAAATGCAGTTGAATTTCGCGGCTTGGTTGGCGCGTGTCGTAAGTAGGATGTAAGCCTTTAA
This region of Shewanella livingstonensis genomic DNA includes:
- a CDS encoding copper resistance CopC family protein — its product is MKLFNNVLVVTSLFLSASAFAHVGLGSSMPANGAMLSQAPTTLELTFTAPVRLVKLTMQDDKQQSVPLTLPSSATSQAAFSFALPALNAANYTVNWMIMGDDGHKMKGNMSFMLHDSGMNTRSAPPMTMEHETSEHTAHQ
- a CDS encoding copper resistance protein B, giving the protein MNKTNLMALGLLSLSATSTSTAVFAGGNDDPLLTKVMLDQFEKGVDPQDPTQFSAQAWLGYDLNKLWLKTEGEYSNSDKQDFEIQALYSKPIAPYWDVQFGIKTDIKPTPNRNWAVIGVQGLAPYFFDIDAALFIGDQGRTAMRLSAEYELLITQKLILTPEVEVNLFGKDDAELGIGSGLSDISAGLRLRYEIVREFAPYIGVDWRQKLGNTADYARIEGEDTQETQFVIGFRAWF